A DNA window from Arachis duranensis cultivar V14167 chromosome 3, aradu.V14167.gnm2.J7QH, whole genome shotgun sequence contains the following coding sequences:
- the LOC107477487 gene encoding uncharacterized protein LOC107477487: MPMIELYIEFEQQLEMGTIGDEVNVDELGDIDWEEDNNDSKEEFEANYEVDDENDDGDFADNPTVQNEANAIVSQYLFGVPSFMPRNFLSEGNAAEDGEYSVGMEFGSRELVISAIKSYTISRRVDYTVYESEPQIFYAKCKGYGAGYDWLIRASLIRKKACWKIRRYNGKHTCTMGTISQDHAKLDSDTIAGAIRPLVEVDPSIKVKSVIEEVQGKFNDTVSYRKAWLAKQKAVAKVFSDWKVSYQTLPVWLKAMIVKMSRYRVQIKMLSVYRESALLVAVAQDGNQNIVPIAFAIVEGETTDAWEFVLTNLRRYVVIIDGVGIISDRHTSINAAIARSNSAWSPPRAWHMYCIRHIGSNFLRRFKTPYLHKLMVNTGYSMMEQEYNKNY, from the exons ATGCCGATGATAGAGCTGTACATTGAGTTTGAACAGCAGTTGGAGATGGGTACGATCGGCGACGAGGTCAATGTTGATGAGCTCGGGGATATAGATTGGGAAGAAGATAATAATGACAGCAAAGAGGAATTCGAAGCTAACTATGAAGTCGATGATGAAAACGATGACGGAGACTTTGCAGACAATCCGACGGTGCAAAATGAAGCAAATGCGATTGTAAGCCAATACCTGTTTGGTGTTCCATCTTTTATGCCCCGGAATTTTCTGA GTGAAGGCAACGCGGCGGAAGATGGCGAGTATAGTGTCGGAATGGAATTTGGTTCGAGAGAGTTGGTGATATCTGCAATCAAAAGCTACACCATCTCTAGAAGAGTTGATTATACAGTGTATGAGTCTGAGCCGCAAATATTCTATGCGAAATGCAAGGGGTATGGTGCAGGGTACGACTGGCTTATCCGAGCTAGCTTGATTCGAAAAAAAGCTTGTTGGAAAATCAGGAGATACAATGGCAAGCACACATGCACCATGGGCACGATTTCACAAGATCATGCCAAGTTAGACTCAGACACAATTGCAGGTGCCATTAGGCCGTTGGTCGAAGTAGACCCCTCGATAAAGGTGAAGTCTGTTATTGAAGAAGTTCAAGGCAAGTTCAACGACACTGTGAGTTACCGCaaggcttggttggcaaagcagaaAGCTGTTGCAAAAGTTTTTAGTGATTGGAAAGTTTCTTACCAGACTCTACCAGTATGGTTAAAAGCAATGATAGTGAAGATGTCAAGGTATCGTGTTCAAATTAAAATGCTCTCCGTTTACCGTGAGA GTGCACTTCTGGTAGCGGTTGCACAAGATGGGAATCAAAACATTGTACCTATTGCATTTGCAATTGTCGAGGGCGAGACAACAGACGCATGGGAGTTTGTCCTAACCAATTTGCGGAGATATGTTGTTATCATTGATGGTGTGGGTATTATTTCTGACCGCCATACCTCCATCAACGCTGCAATAGCTCGCAGTAACAGTGCATGGTCACCACCAAGGGCGTGGCATATGTACTGCATCAGGCACATCGGGTCCAACTTCTTAAGGAGGTTCAAGACTCCATATTTGCATAAACTCATGGTGAACACAG GCTATTCTATGATGGAGCAGGAGTACAACAAAAACTACTAA